CATCGCCGGCGTCGCCGGCGAGTTCCGGTTGCTCGCGACGGGCGTGCTCGGCGACGAGGACGAGGCCCCGGCCGAGACCTCGTTCTCCCGCTCCGTACCGGTGCCCGCGTCGGTGTGACGCGGGCTAGTCCAGGAGTTCCTCGCGGCGGCGGATCAGGGTGACCAGGTCCGCCGCCGCCTCCTTGATGAGCTTCAGCCCGGGGTGGCCCCACGGGCGCGGCTCGGTGTCCACGATGCAGATCGTGCCGAGCGTCGTGCCCGTGTGGTCGATCAGCGGGGCCCCGACGTACGTCCGGATGCCGAGCTTGTCGACCACCGGGTTGCCCGCGAAGCGCGGGTAGTCGCACACGTCGTCGAGGACGAGCGCCTTGCGCCGCACCACGACGTGCGGGCAGTACCCGTGGTCGAGCGGCACCTCCCGGCCCAGCTCGACACCCTCGGACGGGTCGGCCCCCGGGTCCGCCGG
The DNA window shown above is from Thermomonospora umbrina and carries:
- a CDS encoding GAF domain-containing protein, with the protein product MLNEPLYEPSGHLLTPVDHEVPQRVTRLRELGLGQGPDQEFDAFARDLAAAARHLSGTERPPFAMVNFVTDRQYLSGLYAPADPGADPSEGVELGREVPLDHGYCPHVVVRRKALVLDDVCDYPRFAGNPVVDKLGIRTYVGAPLIDHTGTTLGTICIVDTEPRPWGHPGLKLIKEAAADLVTLIRRREELLD